A single Amphiprion ocellaris isolate individual 3 ecotype Okinawa chromosome 1, ASM2253959v1, whole genome shotgun sequence DNA region contains:
- the baz2ba gene encoding bromodomain adjacent to zinc finger domain protein 2B isoform X4, producing MESGERLASPAPTLSAARTSSPAASSSSSSSSSSSSSSPAPHSKSSLAPSPSALGSTLSTSGRLFGAAGEQPFIGSTLSSAFPLVNHPAFGALYTAGAGRPEFGGLGSLGMSAALAAHPQLGALSEWWRAAEAHGRGAAAFLPSFIGFPPFFAPHIQPNHSASPVQIRMPGKNSHTPPKGVNGAVNGSGVCPPTTQSGSFSASPAPVQASTKPTKNSDPSNSHRSSPQNNPAELVEKTIQKPKEKKPRKKPADTSLVSNSESGTSSDSSSDGSLSSDLEDLAEDDEDDDDDDEDDEEEDKQSELSDSEKRTKKKTKVLIPSTGTVKTNRPLSGETQDKKDSQKIHSNPPTLVPLRCSVSPPASSQTSPLALHSSRSRTEAPQQHFSVIQSTGLAANSKPLALLTQPRRESSPSSSPIAHTTSPKALSSTASPKPPKLLPSSSPQHLPLSLCSSPKPLSVPSPPRSTLPSSTSPKPFGLTSSVTSSRKSSLKPPKHAVPGTAKSNKRKLLEASLAQINEFRLKQTLMSQGQMFPAELKKQQQGPNKSPKRTSLSSSPLPPVPPPPPQNNHSNLFLSSALLGLPEPHHPNGVIQSTTQDAPLALITKPRKESASQGKSPQRDSDAGSMPVNLSTGASRTQATAQAGPPSQPPTTSPHATGHGSRKNKTPKGKGQTPGLGQGQADPLAAWKGFSQNHLVQSLVDLFRGGESGIGIPGVSIPGVGIPGVGIPGTCNPTAGLPANKESDDSGDDDDDEDDDLEEEEDEEDSDDSLSESDSNSDSDISGKKVKEMKLLPSGSSKKEMTARRLTKGPELLNTSTNHTATSCSPLNLQVIKTPTIATSSSALAYHSSPGSSSYSLASPLGLGKRKRVMDEKELMIPLELGWRRETRIKSVAGRPQGEVAYYAPCGKKLRQYPDVMKYLSRNGISGITRDNFSFSAKIRVGDFYEAREGPQGLQWSLLKEEEVIPRILAMEGRRGRPPNSERQVAGDGAKGNRRRKGRPPNVGDPLAPEGPSPSEVKLLRKLEAQEIARQAAQMKLMRKLEKQALARAAKEARKQQAIMAAEERRKQKEQIKILKQQEKIKRIQQIRMEKELRAQQILEAKRKKKEEAANAKILEAEKRIKEKELRRQQAEILKHQEMERHRLDMVWERERRRQHVMLMKAVEARKKAEERERLRQEKRDEKRLNKERKLEQRRLELEIARELKKPNEDMCLSDHKALPEFSRIPGLILPGRAVSDCLMLMQFLRGFGKVLGLDLNADVPTLGMLQEGLLNVGDSMGQVQDLLVKLLSLAVCDPGLPPGQKTKTMLGDHLTNVGINRDNVSEVLQMYMGAHCANTELAPLALSLKTKAFQAHTPSQKASILGFLANELACSKAVISEIDKSLDQMANMRKDKIIMEGKLKKLRTIYAKRTGKREASMGVEENQSVGTPSSAAKRKRKLGGDSDDDDDDDDDSDDQAEEEEDEEEEEMKKVKKVEMYDEDEVDQATSIEELEKQIEKLAKQHHQTRRKLFEISHSLRSMMYGQDRYRRRYWVLPHCGGVFIEAMESGEAPEELEEERQRRRRAAEEVKVKEEPQEIELLKEKPDSLDGQNIQMQGLEHQNEEEKEHEGKKSSPTLFYQQPGSASKLCKLRDVSKDVVKESVKAEGKESFHVRQNGSPTGTPVATTTVTSSSPTHNAPEPAAAATTPSMATTNDTTNIPPPASTSLSVPCLPAPRESPGNTPPTSSPAPSPHLPFQANDQLLRVLTERSGHWFSLLPRSPCDLSSLTTTPPGAPRASPQASSTPGRPRSPPPSPALPLTPSAASASVSLHHPAGLLNYPLSALQVKSGGSLLGVSFGSWPSGMISPSLPLCSSPSPMPGHSLEGNTAASVSSKSESPLPRIEKTSSMPSPALEMPKSLDHPIPRAIPEEMLTGWWRVSDIEELRALVNALHSRGIREKGLQRQMQKYIEIIPQVCTKHKDVAMIELRELEESQVSVESVRGWCVEEQAMEMDIAMLQQVEELERKVTAASLQGWTYPDPQSEREDLVYYEHKPLTKSTPASASAGDKDSKEHPEERGEKGGVMRHPDNPLDIAVTRLADLERNIERRYLRSPLGTTIQIRLDNVGTVTVPAPAPSTSADREGSEEEVAHGMKVWRKALSEVRSAAQLAMCIQQLQKSIAWERSIMKVYCQMCKKGDNEDLLLLCDGCDKGCHTYCHKPKITSIPEGDWYCPACISKASGPSPKSKKPPAKPVASSGGGSKKGGEAKKNGKQAGNGEVSEDDSASASSTPKKGAKDTSRKRKTEESSPALTAANQESPVCVKRAKTARDNNRDLGLCRVLLAELERHQDAWPFLTPVNLKSVPGYRKVIKKPMDFSTIREKLVSSQYQNLETFIIDVNLVFDNCEKFNEDNSDIGRAGHNMRKFFEKRWTELLKQTN from the exons ATGGAGTCTGGAGAGCGGCTGGCCTCCCCTGCGCCCACCCTGTCTGCTGCTCGCACCTCCTCCCCTGCGGCctcttcctcgtcctcctcctcctcttcttcctcttcgtcATCGCCTGCTCCCCACTCTAAGAGCAGCCTGGCCCCGAGCCCCTCAGCACTGGGATCCACCCTCAGCACCTCTG GCCGTCTGTTTGGAGCAGCAGGAGAGCAGCCCTTCATTGGCTCCACATTGTCAAGTGCCTTCCCTCTGGTCAACCACCCAGCCTTCGGAGCCCTCTACACTGCCGGAGCGGGCAGGCCTGAGTTTGGAGGCCTGGGCTCTCTGGGCATGTCAGCTGCTCTGGCTGCCCACCCCCAGCTAGGAGCCCTCTCTG AATGGTGGCGAGCTGCTGAAGCCCATGGACGGGGAGCTGCTGCCTTTCTCCCCTCTTTCATCGGCTTCCCTCCATTCTTCGCCCCTCATATTCAGCCCAATCACAGCGCCAGTCCTGTTCAGATCAGGATGCCCGGCAAGAATAGCCATACCCCGCCTAAAG ggGTGAATGGTGCAGTGAATGGCAGCGGGGTCTGTCCTCCTACCACACAATCAGGGAGCTTTTCTGCAAGTCCAGCTCCTGTTCAAGCATCAACCAAGCCAACCAAAAATTCAGACCCCTCTAACAGCCACCGTAGCAGCCCTCAGAACAATCCAGCAGAGTTGGTAGAGAAGACGATTCAGAAACCTAAAGAGAAG AAGCCACGAAAGAAGCCAGCAGACACTTCTTTGGTGAGCAACAGTGAATCAGGCACATCGTCAGACAGCTCAAGTGACGGGTCCCTCAGCAGTGATCTAGAAGATCTGGCAGAGGATGATGAAGACGACGACGATGATGAcgaggatgatgaagaggaggacaaACAGAGTGAATTATCAGACTCTGAGAAGaggacaaagaagaaaacaaag GTTTTGATACCCAGCACTGGAACTGTAAAGACTAACAGACCACTCTCTGGGGAGACCCAGGACAAGAAAGACTCCCAGAAGATCCACTCCAACCCTCCAACCCTTGTGCCCTTACGCTGCTCTGTGTCCCCCCCTGCCTCGTCCCAAACCTCCCCACTGGCACTGCACAGCTCCAGGTCCAGGACGGAGGCACCGCAGCAACACTTTAGTGTGATCCAATCTACTGGCCTGGCTGCCAACTCAAAGCCCCTGGCCCTCCTCACTCAGCCCCGTAGGGAGTCTTCACCATCTTCCTCCCCCATAGCTCACACCACATCTCCTAAGGCGCTCTCCAGTACTGCCTCTCCCAAACCTCCCAAACTactgccctcctcctccccccagcaCCTGCCCCTCTCCCTCTGCTCCTCCCCTAAGCCTCTCTCCGTCCCTTCCCCACCCCGCTCGACTCTCCCGTCGTCTACCTCCCCAAAACCTTTTGGTTTGACCTCATCTGTAACAAGCTCCCGCAAGTCCTCGCTGAAGCCACCAAAGCACGCTGTTCCTGGCACCGCCAAATCCAACAAAAGGAAACTGCTGGAAGCTTCACTTGCGCAGATCAATGAGTTCAGGCTCAAACAG ACTCTCATGTCCCAAGGGCAGATGTTCCCAGCTGAgctgaagaagcagcagcaggggcCAAACAAGTCTCCTAAGAGGACATCTCTGTCTTCATCGCCATTACCACCCGTCCCGCCTCCTCCACCCCAAAACAATCACTCCAACCTCTTCCTCTCGAGTGCCCTGCTGGGGCTCCCTGAACCCCATCACCCAAATGGAGTCATCCAAAGCACCACTCAGGACGCACCTTTGGCCCTCATCACTAAACCTCGCAAAGAATCTGCCTCTCAAGGCAAGTCCCCTCAGCGCGACTCGGACGCTGGGTCGATGCCTGTCAATCTGAGCACAGGGGCAAGTAGGACCCAAGCAACCGCCCAGGCTGGGCCTCCGTCACAGCCCCCCACTACCTCACCCCATGCCACAGGCCATGGATCCAGAAAGAACAAGACCCCCAAGGGGAAGGGACAGACACCAGGGCTGGGACAGGGACAAGCAGACCCTTTAGCTGCCTGGAAGGGCTTCTCTCAGAACCATCTGGTACAGTCTCTAGTAGATTTGTTTCGTGGAGGAGAGTCTGGGATTGGGATTCCTGGAGTTAGTATCCCTGGAGTTGGAATTCCTGGGGTGGGGATCCCTGGGACATGTAACCCCACAGCTGGTCTTCCAGCTAACAAGGAATCTGACGACTCAGgagatgacgatgatgatgaggatgatgatctggaggaggaggaagatgaagaggactCAGATGATAGTCTGTCAG AGTCTGACAGCAACTCAGACAGTGACATCTCTGGGAAGAAAGTGAAGGAAATGAAGCTGCTGCCATCTGGATCATCCAAGAAGGAGATGACTGCCCGCAGGCTAACCAAAGGCCCAGAACTGCTGAACACCTCAACCAATCACACCGCCACCAGCTGCTCCCCTCTCAACCTACAGGTCATCAAGACTCCCACCATTGCCACCAGCTCCAGTGCCTTGGCCTATCACAGCTCTCCAGGCTCCTCCTCCTATAGCCTAGCCTCACCTTTAG GTTTAGGAAAGAGGAAGAGGGTGATGGATGAGAAGGAGTTGATGATACCTCTGGAGTTGGG GTGGCGGAGAGAAACAAGAATCAAATCAGTGGCTGGACGGCCGCAGGGCGAAGTGGCCTACTATGCCCCCTGTGGCAAGAAACTGAGGCAGTACCCTGACGTGATGAAG TATCTATCCAGAAATGGAATAAGTGGCATCACGCGTGATAATTTTAGCTTCAGTGCAAAGATAAGGGTTGGTGACTTCTATGAAGCCAGAGAAGGACCCCAG GGTTTACAATGGAGCCTGTTGAAGGAAGAGGAGGTCATTCCTCGTATTTTGGCGATGGAAGGCCGCAGGGGTCGTCCCCCAAATTCCGAGCGTCAGGTAGCAGGCGATGGCGCCAAAGGTAACCGACGGAGGAAGGGACGACCCCCTAATGTAGGCGATCCGCTGGCGCCCGAGGGCCCCAGTCCCAGCGAGGTCAAACTTCTGCGCAAACTGGAGGCTCAAG AAATCGCTCGACAGGCTGCCCAGATGAAACTGATgagaaaactggaaaagcaGGCACTGGCGCGTGCAGCCAAAGAAGCTCGGAAACAGCAAG CTATCATggcagcagaggagaggaggaagcagaaagAGCAGATCAAGATTCTCAAGCAGCAG gaaaagATCAAGCGTATTCAGCAGATTCGAATGGAGAAGGAACTCAGAGCGCAGCAAATTTTGGAG GCCAAacggaaaaagaaagaagaagctgcCAATGCTAAAATATTGGAAGCTGAAAAACGGATAAAG GAGAAAGAGTTGAGGAGACAGCAGGCTGAGATTCTCAAACACCAG GAGATGGAGAGGCATAGACTAGATATGGTATGg GAGAGGGAAAGGAGGAGGCAACATGTAATGCTGATGAAGGCTGTTGAGGCTCGCAAGAAAGCAGAG GAGCGTGAACGCTTGCGGCAGGAGAAAAGGGATGAGAAGCGCTTGAACAAAGAGCGTAAACTGGAGCAACGGAGGCTGGAGCTGGAGATAGCGAGGGAACTGAAGAAGCCAAATGAAGATATGTGTCTGTCTGATCATAAG GCTCTCCCTGAGTTCTCCAGAATCCCTGGACTCATCCTTCCAGGACGTGCCGTGTCAGACTGTCTGATGCTGATGCAGTTCTTGCGAGGCTTCGGGAAGGTCTTAGGGcttgatttaaatgcagatgtGCCCACTCTGGGAATGCTGCAGGAGGGCTTGCTCAATGTGGGGGACAGCATGGGCCAAGTTCAAGACCTGCTGGTCAAACTGCTTTCTCTGGCAGTCTGTGATCCGGGTTTGCCACCTGGACAAAAG ACTAAAACCATGCTGGGGGACCACCTGACCAACGTTGGCATCAACAGGGATAACGTCTCTGAGGTGCTACAGATGTACATGGGAGCTCATTGTGCCAACACAGAACTCGCCCCTCTGGCCCTCAGTCTGAAGACCAAGGCCTTCCAGGCTCACACACCGTCCCAGAAGGCCTCAATTCTTGGGTTCTTGGCCAATGAGCTGGCCTGTAGCAAAGCTGTTATCAG TGAGATTGACAAGAGCCTGGATCAGATGGCAAACATGAGGAAGGACAAGATCATTATGGAGGGAAAATTGAAAAA gTTGAGGACCATTTATGCCAAACGAACTGGGAAGAGGGAGGCCAGTATGGGTGTGGAAGAAAACCAGTCTGTGGGCACACCGTCCTCTGCCGCCAAACGGAAGAGGAAGCTGGGTGGAGACAGCGACGATGACGACGACGACGATGACGACAGCGACGaccaggcagaggaggaggaggatgaggaggaggaagaaatgaaaaaggttaaaaaagtgGAGATGTATGATGAG GATGAAGTAGACCAGGCCACCAGCATTGAAGAGCTGGAGAAGCAAATAGAGAAATTAGCCAAG CAACATCATCAGACCAGAAGAAAGCTGTTCGAGATCTCCCACTCTCTACGCTCCATGATGTACGGACAGGACCGGTACCGCCGTCGATACTGGGTACTGCCCCACTGTGGAGGGGTTTTCATCGAAGCCATGGAGAGCGGAGAAG CTccggaggagctggaggaagagcgacagaggaggaggagggcagcgGAGGAGGTCAAGGTCAAGGAGGAACCTCAGGAGATCgagctgctgaaggagaagccCGACAGCCTCGATGGGCAGAACATTCAGATGCAAGGCTTGGAGCATcagaatgaggaggagaaggagcacGAGGGGAAGAAAAGCTCCCCAACACTCTTCTACCAGCAACCGGGCTCTGCATCCAAACTGTGCAAGCTCCGAGACGTCAGCAAGGATGTCGTCAAAGAATCTGTGAAGGCGGAGGGCAAGGAGAGTTTCCATGTGAGACAAAACGGCAGTCCCACGGGCACTCCTGTTGCCACGACCACAGTAACATCATCCTCCCCCACTCACAACGCCCCTGAgccggcagcagcagcaactaCTCCCTCCATGGCGACCACTAATGACACTACAAACATCCCTCCCCCAGCTTCAACCTCTTTATCTGTCCCGTGCCTGCCAGCTCCACGTGAAAGCCCAGGGAACACTCCTCCAACCTCGTCCCCTGCTCCGTCCCCACACCTGCCATTCCAAGCCAACGACCAGCTGCTCAGAGTCCTGACGGAGAGGAGCGGACACTGGTTCAGTCTGCTCCCTCGCAGCCCCTGCGACCTCTCCTCCCTCACCACGACTCCTCCAGGGGCGCCCCGTGCATCTCCCCAGGCGTCCTCCACCCCGGGCAGACCCAGATCCCCGCCTCCGTCCCCTGCTCTCCCTCTCACCCCCTCTGCTGCCTCAGCCTCTGTCAGCCTGCACCACCCCGCCGGCCTCCTCAACTACCCGCTGTCCGCCCTGCAG GTGAAGTCAGGTGGTTCATTGCTAGGAGTGTCTTTTGGAAGCTGGCCCAGTGGTATGATAAGTCCCAGCCTGCCTCTGTGCAGCAGCCCCAGCCCCATGCCGGGCCACTCTCTGGAGGGCAACACGGCAGCGAGCGTCTCCAGTAAGAGCGAATCACCTTTACCTCGCATTGAGAAAACCTCCTCTATGCCCTCCCCTGCCTTGGAGATGCCGAAATCCCTCGACCACCCCATACCTCGAGCCATCCCAGAGG AGATGCTGACAGGTTGGTGGCGGGTGTCTGACATCGAGGAGCTGAGGGCTCTAGTCAATGCTCTGCACAGCCGAGGAATCCGGGAGAAGGGCCTCCAGAGGCAGATGCAGAAATACATCGAGATCATCCCCCAGGTCTGCACCAAACACAAAGATG TGGCCATGATCGAGCTCCGTGAGCTGGAGGAGAGCCAGGTCAGTGTGGAGTCGGTGCGGGGCTGGTGTGTCGAGGAGCAGGCAATGGAAATGGACATTGCCATGCTGCAGCAGGTGGAGGAACTGGAGAGGAAGGTCACTGCAGCCAGCCTACAG GGCTGGACGTATCCGGACCCCCAGTCTGAGCGGGAGGACCTGGTGTATTACGAGCACAAGCCCCTCACCAAATCAACGCCGGCGTCAGCCAGTGCAGGAGACAAGGACTCCAAGGAGCATCCAGAGGAGCGGGGGGAGAAGGGCGGGGTGATGCGTCACCCGGACAACCCGCTGGACATTGCAGTGACACGTCTGGCCGATCTGGAGCGCAACATCGAGAGAAGGTACCTGAGGAGCCCCTTAGGTACCACCATTCAGATCAGGCTGGATAATGTGGGTACGGTCACTGTCCCTGCCCCCGCCCCATCCACTAGTGCTGACAGGGAAGG CAGCGAGGAGGAGGTGGCCCACGGTATGAAGGTGTGGAGGAAGGCCCTGAGTGAAGTGCGGAGCGCGGCCCAGTTGGCCATGTGtatccagcagctgcagaagtCTATCGCCTGGGAGAGGTCCATCATGAAAGTg TACTGTCAGATGTGCAAGAAGGGCGATAATGAGGACCTCCTCCTGCTGTGTGATGGCTGTGACAAAGGCTGCCACACTTACTGTCACAAACCCAAGATCACAAGCATCCCAGAAGGAGACTGGTACTGCCCGGCCTGCATATCCAAG GCAAGTGGTCCTTCCCCCAAAAGCAAAAAGCCTCCAGCCAAACCTGTAGCATCCAGCGGAGGAGGCAGTAAGAAAGGCGGAGAGGCGAAGAAGAACGGGAAGCAGGCAGGTAACGGGGAAGTGTCGGAGGACGACTCGGCCAGCGCCAGTAGCACGCCCAAGAAAGGAGCAAAAGACACCAGCAGGAAAAGGAAAACGGAGGAGAGTTCACCTGCTCTGACAGCGGCCAATCAGGAGAGCCCTGTGTGCGTGAAGCGAGCCAAGACGGCTCGAGACAACAACAGGGACCTGGGATTATGCAG GGTACTCCTTGCTGAGCTGGAGCGGCATCAGGATGCATGGCCTTTTCTCACACCTGTCAACCTCAAATCGGTCCCTGGCTACAGGAAGGTCATCAAGAAACCGATGGACTTCTCCACCATACGTGAGAAGCTTGTGAGCAGCCA gtATCAAAACCTGGAGACTTTCATCATTGACGTCAACTTGGTGTTTGATAACTGTGAAAAATTCAATGAAGACAATTCAGACATTGGTCGAGCTGGTCATAACATGAGGAAGTTCTTTGAGAAGCGCTGGACTGAGCTTCTGAAACAAACTAACTAA